The Chanos chanos chromosome 6, fChaCha1.1, whole genome shotgun sequence genome includes a region encoding these proteins:
- the LOC115815491 gene encoding caveolin-2-like yields the protein MEQSSLTEEIRIELEEIEEQEEEEEASLPEQYGVSPDQFAVAVPVEQSAGQPEEKEAHPGPRDGRASLVKDRDPKGINKSLKVTFEDVIAEPVSVHSFDKVWLWSHALFEVSRLWFYRIISLVLAVPVALVAGILFAILSCLHIWLIVPSMQILLINMHWVKTVWASVLDIAISPFFSSVGRCFGAISIRLAQD from the exons atgGAGCAAAGCTCTCTGACAGAGGAGATCAGGATTGAACTGGAGGAGattgaggagcaggaggaggaggaggaggcatcTCTGCCGGAGCAGTATGGAGTAAGTCCTGACCAGTTTGCGGTGGCTGTACCCGTGGAGCAGAGCGCGGGGCagccagaggagaaagaggcCCATCCCGGACCCAGAGACGGCCGTGCATCTCTGGTCAAAGACAGAGACCCAAAGGGAATCAATAAAAGTCTCAAG GTCACCTTTGAAGATGTGATAGCAGAGCCTGTATCAGTGCATAGCTTTGATAAGGTCTGGCTTTGGAGCCACGCCCTGTTTGAGGTGTCTCGACTCTGGTTCTACCGAATCATCTCTCTGGTGCTGGCCGTACCCGTCGCCCTAGTGGCCGGGATCCTCTTCGCCATCCTCAGCTGCCTCCATATATG GTTGATTGTTCCCAGTATGCAGATCCTCCTGATAAACATGCACTGGGTGAAGACGGTGTGGGCCAGTGTGTTGGACATTGCTATCTCTCCGTTCTTCAGCAGTGTGGGCAGATGCTTTGGAGCCATCAGTATTCGTCTGGCCCAGGACTGA
- the cav3 gene encoding caveolin-3, giving the protein MADQYNINEEKIVKDSHTKEIDLINRDPKQINEDVVKVDFEDVIAEPDGTHSLDGVWKASYTTFTVSKYWCYRVLSAVFGVPVALLWGFLFACISFCHIWAVMPCIKSCLIETQCLSRMYSLCIHTFCDPLFEALGKIFSSVRVALRKEV; this is encoded by the exons ATGGCGGACCAGTACAACATCAATGAGGAGAAGATTGTGAAGGACAGTCACACGAAAGAAATTGACCTGATCAACAGGGATCCAAAACAGATCAATGAGGATGTTGtcaag GTGGACTTTGAGGACGTGATCGCCGAGCCCGACGGGACGCACAGTTTGGACGGCGTTTGGAAGGCCAGCTACACGACGTTCACCGTGTCCAAGTACTGGTGCTACCGCGTCCTCTCGGCCGTTTTCGGCGTCCCCGTGGCTCTGCTGTGGGGTTTCCTGTTCGCCTGCATCTCTTTCTGCCACATCTGGGCCGTCATGCCCTGCATCAAGAGCTGCCTGATCGAGACGCAGTGCCTGAGTCGCATGTATTCCCTGTGCATCCACACCTTCTGTGACCCTCTGTTTGAAGCGCTGGGCAAGATCTTCAGCAGCGTGAGGGTGGCGCTGCGGAAGGAGGTGTAA
- the oxtra gene encoding oxytocin receptor, whose protein sequence is MEDALKDQDFWSFNETWKNYSFGNGTDGGNQTVNPLKRNEEVAKVEVTVLALVLFLALAGNLCVLVAIHTAKHSQSRMYYFMKHLSIADLVVAIFQVLPQLIWDITFRFYGPDFLCRLVKYLQIVGMFASTYMLVLMSIDRCLAICQPLRSLHKRTDRFYVIFCWVLSLLFSIPQVYIFSLREVGSGVYDCWGDFVEPWGAKAYITWISLTIYVIPVAILSICYGLISFKIWQNFKLKTKREQCISLTPTATKSNALARVSSVKLISKAKITTVKMTFVIVLAYIVCWTPFFFVQMWSAWDPEAPREAMPFIISMLLASLNSCCNPWIYMFFAGHLFHDLKQSLFCCSALYLKSSQCHFPERDQDSSRKSNSSTYVIKSTSSQRSITQTSTT, encoded by the exons ATGGAGGATGCTCTTAAAGATCAGGACTTTTGGTCTTTCAACGAGACGTGGAAGAACTACAGCTTCGGTAACGGGACTGATGGCGGAAACCAAACGGTGAATCCTCTGAAACGAAATGAAGAAGTGGCGAAAGTGGAGGTTACAGTCCTGGCTCTCGTGCTTTTCTTAGCCCTTGCAGGTAATCTGTGCGTCCTGGTTGCTAtccacacagccaaacacagccaATCTCGCATGTATTACTTCATGAAGCACCTTAGTATTGCGGACCTGGTAGTGGCCATCTTTCAAGTCCTGCCACAACTTATCTGGGACATCACCTTTCGCTTTTACGGGCCAGACTTCCTTTGTAGGTTGGTGAAATACTTACAGATCGTTGGGATGTTCGCCTCCACCTATATGCTGGTGTTGATGTCCATAGACAGATGCCTGGCTATCTGTCAACCGCTTCGCTCTTTACACAAAAGAACGGACCGTTTTTATGTGATCTTCTGCTGGGTGCTAAGTCTGCTGTTCAGCATACCGCAAGTGTATATCTTTTCTCTGAGGGAAGTTGGATCTGGGGTGTACGACTGCTGGGGCGACTTTGTAGAACCATGGGGAGCCAAAGCCTACATTACCTGGATAAGCTTAACTATCTATGTCATACCGGTGGCGATACTCAGCATTTGCTACGGACTCATAAGCTTTAAAATATGGCAAAACTTCAAACTGAAAACCAAAAGGGAACAGTGTATCTCCCTCACTCCCACTGCTACGAAAAGCAACGCGCTGGCCCGGGTGAGCAGCGTCAAACTCATCTCCAAAGCAAAGATCACCACGGTGAAAATGACGTTCGTGATCGTCCTTGCGTATATCGTTTGCTGGACACCGTTTTTCTTTGTCCAGATGTGGTCAGCGTGGGATCCCGAGGCGCCTCGAGAGG CTATGCCCTTCATCATCTCCATGTTGCTGGCGAGTCTGAACAGCTGCTGTAATCCCTGGATCTACATGTTTTTCGCCGGCCACCTCTTTCACGACCTGAAACAAAGCCTTTTCTGCTGCTCAGCTCTCTACCTGAAGTCCTCGCAGTGTCATTTCCCCGAGCGAGATCAGGACTCCAGCCGCAAGAGCAACTCCTCCACCTATGTCATTAAGAGCACCAGCAGCCAAAGGAGCATCACCCAAACCTCCACCACGTAG